The Brevibacillus brevis genome contains a region encoding:
- a CDS encoding hemolysin family protein has translation MDTVPIVLNLLLVIFLVFLNGFFVAAEFSLVKVRQTRLTQMVNEGNRRAVYAQKVTHKLDAYLSACQVGITLASLGLGWVGEPAIAHMIVEPLLGSSGLPDYAISAISFGVAFAIITFLHIVLGELAPKSLAIQKAEITSLWVAAPLMFFYKLLYPAIWFLNGTANALLRRLGLEAISEHEAAHTEEEIRLLVNQSHQSGHIDQTELALVEQVFDFSETVARETMIPRIDMVCLYTTNTFEENLEIIRSQRHTRFPVAAEDKDNIIGFVHATDFYLSALQDGSVELDSLVRPVLTVPETMEISTVLRLMQKNRSQLAIVIDEYGGTAGLVTMEDILEEIVGDIQDEFDEERPEIEKLDNGLSVSGMLVLADLNDHLPFELESEDVDTIGGWLYSQLEEDIAVGATVEWENHLFTVKQMDHHRVTRVLITRFEKDESEQQELLTVS, from the coding sequence TTGGACACCGTCCCGATAGTGCTCAACCTACTGCTTGTTATATTTCTTGTTTTTCTCAACGGCTTTTTCGTAGCCGCAGAGTTCTCACTCGTGAAGGTGCGGCAAACGCGCCTGACACAGATGGTGAATGAAGGTAACAGACGTGCAGTCTATGCCCAAAAAGTAACGCATAAGCTAGACGCCTACCTATCTGCCTGCCAGGTCGGGATTACTCTCGCCTCGCTGGGACTGGGTTGGGTCGGGGAACCGGCCATTGCCCATATGATTGTGGAGCCTTTGCTTGGATCTTCCGGATTGCCTGATTATGCGATCTCCGCGATTTCTTTTGGTGTAGCCTTTGCGATTATTACGTTCCTCCACATTGTCTTGGGTGAGTTGGCTCCGAAATCATTGGCCATTCAAAAAGCAGAAATAACCTCGTTGTGGGTTGCCGCGCCATTGATGTTTTTCTATAAATTGCTTTACCCTGCAATCTGGTTCTTGAACGGAACCGCCAACGCCCTTTTGAGACGTCTGGGACTCGAAGCCATCTCAGAACATGAAGCGGCGCATACAGAAGAAGAAATTCGTCTTCTGGTCAACCAAAGTCACCAAAGTGGCCATATTGACCAAACCGAATTGGCTCTTGTGGAACAAGTTTTTGACTTCTCCGAAACCGTTGCTCGGGAAACGATGATCCCGCGCATTGATATGGTTTGCTTATATACGACGAATACCTTTGAAGAAAACCTGGAGATTATCCGCTCGCAGCGCCATACGCGTTTTCCGGTTGCAGCTGAGGACAAGGACAACATCATCGGTTTTGTCCATGCGACAGACTTCTACCTTTCTGCCCTGCAAGACGGAAGCGTTGAGCTAGATTCGTTGGTCCGCCCTGTCCTGACCGTACCGGAGACCATGGAAATCAGCACAGTATTGCGCCTGATGCAGAAAAACCGTTCGCAGCTCGCGATTGTCATCGACGAATACGGCGGAACAGCCGGTCTCGTTACGATGGAGGATATTCTGGAAGAAATCGTTGGGGATATCCAAGACGAGTTTGACGAGGAAAGACCAGAGATTGAGAAGCTGGACAATGGCCTCTCCGTATCCGGTATGCTCGTGTTGGCTGACCTGAATGACCATCTTCCGTTCGAGCTCGAATCCGAAGATGTAGACACAATCGGCGGTTGGTTGTACAGCCAGCTGGAAGAAGACATTGCTGTTGGCGCGACAGTAGAATGGGAAAACCACCTGTTCACCGTCAAGCAGATGGATCATCACCGTGTCACACGCGTCCTGATTACGCGTTTTGAAAAAGATGAATCGGAGCAACAAGAACTGTTGACCGTCTCCTAA
- a CDS encoding DUF3238 domain-containing protein has translation MANIVELRVAAFIPEEWLLVSADPYNNYYGEGNNRDFTYWTENNNKLFKMAQHIVINWNTSTIDVYKAVGPTRTKIENRATGNEYIKEYPLTSDKDITYKNTVLTPTTASLYIKGSAGNSALPELSPAIDWEYNISVDRKTGRVSFNGRHDGFPNHEIYKRIDKGTPVELYRFYKKTLGHLVDPMDVEVNFSK, from the coding sequence ATGGCAAACATTGTAGAATTGCGTGTAGCAGCGTTTATCCCTGAAGAATGGTTATTAGTTAGTGCTGATCCTTATAACAATTATTATGGTGAAGGAAACAACCGTGATTTTACCTACTGGACGGAAAATAATAATAAGCTATTTAAAATGGCTCAACACATTGTGATTAATTGGAATACTTCCACAATTGACGTATACAAAGCGGTGGGACCAACTAGAACGAAAATTGAAAATAGGGCAACCGGAAATGAATATATTAAAGAATATCCGTTGACAAGCGACAAGGATATCACATATAAGAATACAGTTTTAACCCCAACGACTGCGTCCCTATATATCAAAGGTTCGGCTGGAAATTCTGCTTTGCCGGAACTTTCCCCTGCGATTGACTGGGAGTACAACATTTCTGTTGATAGAAAAACTGGACGTGTAAGTTTTAATGGAAGACACGATGGTTTCCCTAATCACGAGATTTATAAACGAATTGATAAAGGGACTCCAGTAGAACTTTATAGATTCTATAAGAAGACACTTGGACATTTGGTTGATCCAATGGATGTTGAAGTGAATTTTTCAAAATAA
- a CDS encoding DUF3139 domain-containing protein, with protein sequence MNKKIMIIVFLGLILISVPVIYVQGTLLSLENQVRQHLITEKNIDEKTIVSVDGVFGKLPLFSVEVIFADEPDVKYFYTEKKGKIITLHSTLKPKEYEYKHK encoded by the coding sequence ATGAACAAAAAAATAATGATTATAGTTTTCCTAGGCTTAATCCTTATCTCTGTTCCCGTTATATATGTTCAAGGAACTTTGTTAAGCTTAGAGAATCAGGTACGCCAACATCTCATTACCGAGAAAAATATTGATGAGAAAACAATAGTTAGTGTAGATGGCGTTTTTGGGAAGCTTCCGCTCTTTAGTGTAGAAGTTATTTTTGCTGATGAACCCGATGTAAAATACTTTTATACTGAAAAAAAAGGAAAAATAATAACTTTACATTCAACGCTTAAACCCAAAGAATACGAATACAAACATAAATGA
- a CDS encoding short-chain fatty acid transporter, producing the protein MFQAVTNASVRMVQRYLPDAFLFAVILTFLVFVAGIIVNGKTPMEMVNYWGGGFWSLLSFTMQMVLILITGHTLASTNICKRGLNALGSLAKTPGQAIVLVTVVSCVANWINWGFGLVISALLARVLANQVEKVDYRLLVASAYGGFVVWHGGLAGSVPLTIATEKHSLENIIGVIPTSETMFSPMNLTIVAAIMFVLPIVNRFMMPAEKDTIVFKGEGIAQQEMAAATDSAVDNTPASKMENSRLISVLVSTLGIIYLIYYFADKGFKLNLDVVIMGFLFLGILLHGTPRKFLDAMNEAVKTTTGIVVQFPFYAGIIGMMTASGLAASISQWFISISTPTTFPLFTFWSAGLLNIFIPSGGGQWAVQGPIMLPVATELGVSHAKVAMAIAWGDAWTNLIQPFWALPVLALAGLGARDIMGYCLMMLIVTGAIISLGFLLF; encoded by the coding sequence GTGTTTCAAGCCGTAACGAATGCTTCTGTCCGCATGGTGCAACGCTACTTGCCAGACGCCTTTTTATTTGCAGTCATTTTGACCTTCCTCGTGTTTGTTGCTGGGATCATCGTCAATGGCAAAACGCCGATGGAAATGGTCAACTACTGGGGAGGCGGTTTTTGGAGCTTGCTCAGCTTTACGATGCAAATGGTCTTGATCTTGATTACGGGTCATACGCTAGCCAGTACGAATATTTGTAAGCGTGGCTTGAATGCTTTGGGATCACTGGCAAAGACGCCAGGTCAAGCGATTGTACTCGTCACAGTCGTTTCCTGTGTGGCGAACTGGATCAATTGGGGATTTGGGCTTGTGATCAGTGCGCTATTGGCGCGCGTTCTTGCCAATCAAGTGGAAAAGGTAGACTACCGATTGCTCGTCGCCAGTGCGTATGGTGGATTTGTCGTCTGGCACGGAGGGCTTGCTGGCTCTGTTCCTTTGACGATCGCTACGGAAAAGCACAGCCTGGAAAACATTATCGGGGTCATTCCTACCTCGGAAACCATGTTTTCACCGATGAATCTGACGATTGTGGCCGCGATCATGTTTGTCCTCCCGATTGTGAACAGATTCATGATGCCTGCCGAAAAAGATACGATTGTATTCAAGGGCGAAGGGATAGCGCAACAAGAAATGGCTGCTGCTACTGATTCTGCAGTCGACAATACTCCTGCTTCCAAAATGGAAAACAGCCGTTTGATCTCGGTTCTTGTCTCAACACTCGGAATTATTTATTTGATTTACTATTTTGCTGATAAAGGCTTTAAGCTGAATTTGGATGTCGTCATCATGGGCTTCTTGTTTCTGGGCATACTCCTTCATGGAACACCTCGCAAGTTTTTGGATGCCATGAATGAAGCAGTGAAAACCACGACAGGGATCGTCGTGCAGTTCCCGTTTTATGCAGGAATCATCGGGATGATGACGGCTTCTGGACTGGCGGCGAGTATCTCTCAATGGTTTATCAGCATCTCGACGCCTACTACCTTCCCTCTATTCACGTTTTGGAGTGCAGGCTTACTGAACATATTCATTCCTTCTGGTGGAGGGCAATGGGCAGTGCAGGGACCAATCATGCTGCCAGTAGCGACTGAGCTGGGCGTTTCCCATGCAAAAGTAGCGATGGCCATTGCTTGGGGGGATGCGTGGACGAACTTGATTCAGCCATTCTGGGCATTACCTGTGCTGGCTCTTGCTGGATTGGGTGCGAGGGATATTATGGGCTACTGCTTGATGATGCTGATCGTGACAGGTGCCATTATCAGCTTGGGCTTCTTGCTTTTTTAG
- a CDS encoding C40 family peptidase, whose product MASDKPQYPGTNTDMKPGDVLYSKKSLSTFFVGHVAIVGPDYDIIHVHPKGPGIVEDIDSYVSRFSDGDKIKVLRPRKGASKAAKWAINHINDVEKYYFNMDLDNIELSYCSKFIWHAFYYGYDLDITGRGLTDRSRATHIYPNDVRDSEDFASTVTINV is encoded by the coding sequence ATGGCATCTGATAAACCACAATATCCTGGTACTAACACGGATATGAAGCCAGGAGACGTATTGTACTCGAAAAAAAGCCTTTCGACTTTTTTTGTTGGACACGTGGCAATTGTAGGGCCGGACTACGATATAATTCACGTTCATCCAAAAGGACCCGGGATCGTTGAAGATATCGATTCCTATGTATCTCGATTTAGTGACGGCGATAAGATCAAAGTTCTCCGTCCCAGGAAAGGAGCTTCTAAAGCTGCTAAATGGGCAATCAACCATATTAATGACGTAGAGAAATACTACTTCAATATGGATTTGGATAATATCGAGCTTAGTTATTGTTCTAAGTTCATCTGGCACGCATTTTACTATGGTTATGATCTCGATATTACCGGCAGAGGTCTTACCGATCGTAGTAGAGCAACCCATATCTATCCAAATGATGTTCGAGATTCAGAGGACTTTGCATCAACAGTAACTATCAACGTTTAG
- a CDS encoding site-2 protease family protein, protein MKKSRSVLLAIGAFLLANLKWILSILKFSKFGTTIISMGITLWAYAAFYGWKFAVALVYLIFVHEMGHVIAAKRKGIATSPAVFIPFAGAFIAMKDMPRDAKTEAYLAYGGPLAGMIAFLPALPLYWYTQDPFWGLVIYLGAMLNLFNLLPISPLDGGRIVSVLSTKIWLIGLVGLGVMLFANPGPITVFIFIIGLITWYNRLRGSYQQKLLKYERERIADFQQSIAKWPALESTWDIRMQMNAEVNAINQEDLKKFYVPFLQDKKRLQRDFKRLDKVYVNRKWELFKLWEREPVLYYDSDPNRPIPSDTLRDGERAAQERLAELDDQMHQLTTYYDAPASTKWKVLAAYLGLAAVLSGFFVYAQQILHR, encoded by the coding sequence ATGAAAAAAAGCCGTTCAGTCCTTTTGGCGATCGGTGCTTTCTTACTTGCCAATTTAAAATGGATACTTAGCATACTGAAGTTTTCGAAATTCGGGACCACCATTATATCCATGGGAATTACCTTGTGGGCGTATGCCGCTTTTTACGGATGGAAATTCGCCGTGGCTCTCGTCTATCTGATCTTCGTCCACGAAATGGGCCATGTGATTGCTGCCAAGCGAAAAGGAATCGCGACCTCACCCGCTGTCTTTATACCTTTTGCCGGGGCCTTCATTGCCATGAAAGACATGCCGCGTGATGCAAAAACAGAGGCGTACTTAGCCTATGGGGGACCCTTGGCAGGGATGATTGCTTTCTTGCCTGCACTCCCGCTGTATTGGTATACACAGGACCCCTTCTGGGGGTTGGTTATCTACTTGGGCGCCATGCTCAATTTATTTAACCTGCTGCCCATCTCCCCGCTCGATGGCGGCCGCATCGTTTCGGTATTGTCGACGAAAATTTGGTTGATCGGGTTAGTCGGGCTGGGTGTTATGCTGTTCGCCAACCCTGGACCGATTACTGTGTTCATTTTCATCATCGGCTTGATTACGTGGTACAACCGCCTACGTGGCAGCTATCAACAAAAGCTCCTGAAATACGAGCGCGAAAGGATTGCAGACTTCCAGCAAAGCATAGCCAAATGGCCCGCATTGGAATCGACATGGGATATTCGCATGCAAATGAATGCCGAAGTAAATGCGATCAATCAGGAAGATTTGAAGAAATTTTATGTTCCATTTTTGCAGGACAAAAAACGCCTTCAGCGAGACTTTAAACGACTCGATAAAGTGTATGTGAACAGAAAATGGGAACTGTTCAAACTGTGGGAACGAGAACCCGTTTTGTATTACGACTCGGATCCGAATCGACCAATCCCTTCGGATACGCTTCGTGATGGGGAACGTGCGGCGCAAGAAAGATTAGCCGAACTGGATGATCAAATGCACCAGCTCACTACGTACTACGATGCACCTGCCTCTACGAAGTGGAAAGTGTTAGCTGCCTATCTCGGTCTAGCTGCCGTTCTGTCAGGTTTTTTTGTCTACGCCCAACAAATTCTGCACAGGTAA
- a CDS encoding DUF3905 domain-containing protein — translation MDNDKQKNDKTKDISLDGTLPHQISAPDFKNSSRTIQKPFVNEFGVVIGDSLYESKESPLHNWSTETDPFVMAGDQWVHPTNDIGWNSIENRELLEDQEEPDKARFMHPTLDSSKGKD, via the coding sequence ATGGATAACGATAAGCAAAAGAACGACAAGACGAAGGATATTTCCCTCGATGGGACGCTACCGCATCAAATCAGTGCTCCTGACTTCAAAAACTCGTCCCGTACGATTCAAAAGCCATTCGTCAATGAGTTCGGAGTCGTCATCGGTGACAGCTTGTACGAGTCCAAGGAATCTCCCTTACACAACTGGAGTACGGAAACCGATCCCTTCGTCATGGCAGGGGACCAGTGGGTTCATCCGACTAACGACATTGGCTGGAACTCGATAGAAAATCGTGAGCTCCTCGAGGATCAAGAAGAACCAGATAAAGCGCGTTTTATGCACCCTACCCTCGATTCGAGCAAAGGCAAGGACTAA
- a CDS encoding DMT family transporter, producing MTWLSLIFAGLFEVVGVMGITQVNQKPSFRSFAVLIGGFSLSFFLLSFAMRDIPMGTAYAVWTGIGTVGSALVGMLFYGEAKDKLRILCIAVVIIAVAGLKLVA from the coding sequence ATGACATGGTTATCCTTAATTTTTGCAGGGTTGTTTGAGGTCGTAGGCGTGATGGGGATTACACAGGTCAACCAGAAGCCTTCGTTCCGCTCCTTTGCGGTACTGATCGGTGGCTTTTCCCTCAGCTTCTTCCTCTTGTCATTTGCCATGAGAGATATCCCTATGGGAACGGCCTATGCGGTTTGGACAGGGATTGGTACGGTAGGTAGCGCTCTAGTCGGGATGCTGTTTTATGGAGAAGCAAAAGACAAGCTGCGGATCTTGTGCATCGCCGTGGTGATTATAGCAGTAGCAGGATTGAAATTAGTAGCATAA
- a CDS encoding cation diffusion facilitator family transporter, translating to MGSFWATLKKGNTSSATAALGNTGLAIAKGFAAVYSGSGAMFASAMHSVADAVNQFFVFFGSVLAEKKPTPRFPTGFGRVINIFCMVAVIVVTIMAYETIVKGFHLISEPAESSHFWLNFIILSLAVIVDGYVLVKVMFEIVHEARVEAKGFAVIPAAFRNVGRAAPPTRLVFYEDIVATLGALLALIAVIVTAFTSFALLDGIATILIGILMVGVAFKVGYDNMVGLIGIAAPKEIEDRVAKVIFADPDVTDINRMRIVQEGRFYHVDCYVELRTGLSLAVADDIKYRIRDSLLTDPDISDVTMGILEDNGMDDWKQLTGQGTT from the coding sequence ATGGGCTCTTTCTGGGCAACGCTAAAAAAGGGAAATACGTCCTCGGCGACAGCGGCCTTGGGGAACACTGGGCTTGCTATCGCAAAAGGCTTTGCGGCTGTCTACAGCGGGAGTGGAGCCATGTTTGCGTCGGCGATGCATTCGGTAGCTGATGCGGTCAACCAGTTCTTCGTTTTCTTTGGCAGCGTACTCGCAGAGAAAAAACCGACACCGAGATTCCCCACAGGCTTTGGTCGTGTCATTAACATTTTCTGTATGGTCGCGGTGATCGTCGTAACCATCATGGCCTACGAAACCATTGTAAAAGGCTTCCATCTTATTTCCGAGCCAGCAGAATCCAGTCATTTCTGGTTGAATTTCATCATTTTGTCTCTGGCGGTCATCGTGGATGGATATGTGCTGGTAAAAGTGATGTTCGAAATCGTTCATGAAGCTCGGGTGGAAGCGAAAGGCTTTGCTGTCATCCCTGCAGCCTTTCGGAATGTAGGACGTGCGGCTCCACCGACACGACTTGTCTTTTACGAAGACATCGTGGCAACGCTCGGTGCCTTATTGGCGCTGATTGCAGTCATTGTTACTGCGTTTACCTCTTTTGCTTTGCTGGACGGGATTGCCACCATTCTGATCGGGATTCTCATGGTGGGTGTGGCATTCAAGGTAGGGTACGACAACATGGTCGGTTTGATTGGTATTGCAGCTCCCAAAGAAATCGAGGATCGGGTTGCCAAAGTCATTTTTGCTGACCCGGATGTGACGGACATCAACCGGATGCGGATTGTACAGGAAGGGCGTTTTTACCATGTGGATTGCTACGTAGAGTTACGGACGGGTTTAAGCCTTGCTGTGGCGGACGATATTAAATACCGCATTCGCGACAGCTTGCTCACTGACCCGGATATTAGCGATGTGACGATGGGGATTTTGGAGGACAACGGCATGGATGACTGGAAGCAACTCACGGGACAGGGAACCACATAG
- a CDS encoding iron-sulfur cluster biosynthesis family protein translates to MSITLAIEPAFSLAYQRYAGFVPGDTLRLYVRTSGPGTGGMFYAIEKDEALTDDAVFEVEGLRFVIRPTDFWYFDGGHLSYNPLYGEYGFHFTNPRLDGN, encoded by the coding sequence ATGAGTATCACACTTGCGATAGAGCCAGCGTTTTCCCTTGCCTATCAACGTTATGCCGGCTTTGTACCGGGAGATACGCTTCGATTGTATGTACGAACAAGCGGCCCCGGGACCGGTGGCATGTTTTATGCGATTGAAAAAGATGAGGCCCTCACCGATGATGCTGTGTTTGAAGTAGAGGGGTTGCGATTTGTCATTCGTCCAACTGATTTCTGGTATTTCGACGGGGGACATCTGAGCTACAATCCGCTCTATGGCGAGTACGGCTTTCACTTCACCAACCCTCGTCTGGATGGCAACTAG
- a CDS encoding sigma-54-dependent transcriptional regulator — MTSRVLIVDDEANVRKALSTTLRKMGYELLEAGSGAEALEQVERFCPQVMLLDLRMPHIDGMDTLRRLNERKGRLPRVVMMTAYGSASDVMEAMKLGAFDYVQKPFDLGQVKQVVAHALTQGELFEQGEVEQFLEEEQANPNGTSLIGLSPVMQNVYKLVGKVAMSKATVLIEGESGTGKELIARAIHANSPRADKPLIPVNCGAIPENLLESELFGYERGAFTGAVHRKQGLLELANGGTLFLDEVGELSLSLQVKLLRVLQDRVFIRVGGIEAVSVDVRVIAATNRDLQERIRQELFREDLYYRLNVVPIRMPPLRERKEDIPLLIRHFLAKYGKEAGKHDLCLSAAATEALIAYHWPGNVRQLENTIERAVVLTRGTVIGQEHVLSPIQENTVSEPTIGLGKISYEGRTMREIIAQVEQEAIAHALRKERGNKLQTAKRLGISRRALLYKLQMYGLDSAIDERD, encoded by the coding sequence ATGACGAGCAGAGTGCTGATCGTAGACGACGAGGCTAATGTGAGAAAGGCATTGTCGACTACGCTGCGCAAAATGGGATACGAGCTCCTGGAGGCTGGCAGTGGGGCGGAGGCCTTGGAGCAGGTCGAGCGCTTTTGCCCGCAAGTCATGCTTTTGGATCTGCGTATGCCTCATATAGATGGTATGGATACGTTGCGCCGCTTGAACGAGAGAAAGGGAAGGCTCCCGAGAGTCGTGATGATGACTGCCTACGGTTCTGCCAGTGACGTTATGGAGGCAATGAAGCTGGGAGCATTTGATTATGTGCAAAAGCCATTCGACTTGGGGCAGGTCAAACAAGTCGTTGCTCATGCACTTACACAAGGAGAGCTGTTTGAGCAAGGCGAAGTCGAACAATTCCTAGAGGAAGAGCAAGCGAATCCAAACGGAACCAGCTTGATTGGCCTAAGTCCGGTTATGCAAAACGTGTACAAGCTGGTGGGAAAAGTAGCGATGTCCAAAGCCACTGTTTTGATTGAAGGGGAGAGCGGGACAGGCAAAGAGCTTATTGCAAGAGCGATCCATGCCAATAGCCCGCGGGCAGACAAGCCGCTCATTCCTGTCAATTGCGGCGCGATTCCGGAAAATTTGCTGGAGAGCGAGTTGTTTGGATATGAACGAGGTGCATTTACAGGTGCCGTTCATCGCAAGCAAGGACTGTTGGAGCTTGCGAATGGAGGTACGTTGTTCCTTGACGAAGTAGGAGAGCTGAGCCTTTCTTTGCAGGTAAAACTGTTGCGGGTTTTGCAGGATCGCGTATTTATTCGGGTAGGGGGAATCGAGGCTGTATCGGTTGACGTTCGCGTGATTGCTGCTACGAACCGTGATTTGCAGGAAAGAATTCGCCAGGAGCTTTTCCGCGAAGATCTATACTACCGGCTCAATGTCGTTCCGATTCGCATGCCGCCGCTTCGAGAGCGAAAAGAGGACATTCCACTGCTTATCCGTCACTTTCTAGCCAAATATGGAAAAGAGGCAGGGAAGCATGACCTCTGCTTGTCCGCTGCTGCCACTGAAGCACTGATCGCCTATCACTGGCCAGGCAATGTGCGTCAGCTTGAGAATACGATCGAACGGGCTGTTGTTTTGACCAGAGGAACAGTGATCGGTCAAGAGCATGTCTTATCCCCCATTCAGGAAAACACGGTGAGCGAACCGACCATAGGCCTTGGCAAAATCAGCTATGAAGGACGAACCATGCGGGAAATCATTGCCCAGGTTGAGCAGGAAGCCATTGCCCATGCCTTGCGCAAAGAACGCGGCAACAAGCTACAGACAGCGAAAAGGCTGGGCATATCACGGCGGGCACTGCTCTACAAGCTGCAAATGTACGGATTGGATTCGGCGATAGATGAAAGAGACTAA
- a CDS encoding DMT family transporter yields MGKHWLMVVVAAIFEVMWVAGLKHADSFWSWAITVLAIIISFGVLIYSGKKLPTSTVYAVFVGLGTAGTVISEMVLFGEPFSWTKVGLIALLLGGILGLKLVTPDHEEKPKREGEVA; encoded by the coding sequence ATGGGGAAACATTGGTTGATGGTTGTCGTAGCAGCAATATTTGAAGTCATGTGGGTAGCGGGCTTGAAGCACGCCGACAGCTTTTGGTCGTGGGCAATTACCGTCTTAGCGATTATTATCAGCTTTGGTGTTTTGATCTATTCAGGGAAAAAGTTGCCGACGAGTACGGTTTATGCGGTCTTCGTCGGTTTGGGTACGGCCGGTACCGTTATTAGCGAAATGGTCCTGTTTGGAGAACCGTTCAGCTGGACGAAAGTAGGCTTGATCGCGCTTCTTCTGGGGGGAATCCTTGGGTTGAAGCTGGTCACACCGGATCATGAAGAGAAGCCGAAGAGGGAGGGTGAAGTGGCATGA